Proteins encoded within one genomic window of Triticum aestivum cultivar Chinese Spring chromosome 2D, IWGSC CS RefSeq v2.1, whole genome shotgun sequence:
- the LOC123048543 gene encoding early nodulin-75, whose product MEEPPVEPPPVEEPPPAEDPPTPVHPPVEPPPMEEPPMDPPPVEEPPPAKDPPAAVDPPVEPPPMEEPSVEPPPVEELPPAQEPQPAAPTPVQEPPSAPAEAKPSDGSDQSDGSTDGEDNGEGGGRKGKRRSGGKGRRRRRRRGRFPFGMVVAPAVILLALAVLAAKRRRQQGGG is encoded by the coding sequence ATGGAGGAGCCGCCGGTGGAGCCACCACCGGTTGAGGAGCCACCACCTGCCGAGGATCCTCCGACGCCGGTCCACCCGCCCGTGGAACCGCCACCCATGGAGGAGCCACCGATGGACCCACCACCAGTTGAGGAGCCACCACCCGCCAAGGATCCTCCGGCAGCGGTCGACCCGCCCGTGGAACCGCCGCCCATGGAGGAGCCATCCGTGGAGCCACCACCGGTTGAGGAGCTACCACCAGCGCAGGAGCCACAACCCGCGGCCCCAACACCAGTTCAGGAGCCACCTAGTGCACCAGCAGAGGCAAAGCCATCTGATGGTAGCGACCAATCGGATGGTAGCACTGATGGTGAGGACAACGGCGAGGGGGGTGGCCGCAAGGGTAAGCGACGCAGTGGCGGGAAAGGACGACGGAGGCGCAGGCGGCGTGGTAGGTTCCCGTTCGGCATGGTGGTTGCTCCTGCTGTGATCTTGCTCGCTCTCGCAGTGCTCGCGGCCAAGAGACGGCGGCAACAGGGCGGGGGTTGA
- the LOC123055587 gene encoding repetitive proline-rich cell wall protein 2, whose protein sequence is MDLDLALQETRPAVAGEDFAFSTTETDDAFLVLAHLPGYDKDAIEVRVGDGGREIRVDVGARKDGAGLAVEAARAGTRLRVAHRRAVEGFCRVFDVPDGADVGRVTVGFEEDDELLVIIMPKLRPLQASPPDDEARVDVESTDYECASSDGTEVELDDGWSSASLELEQEEWVDVDGASSGSEPEPPPRDVPVETPVEIQEDVPVETLVEIHGPDPIITDVAVETPVEVEEEEDPPMQDIECDVVFDVPVYSELPVETPIEVLGSDPSADDVAEPAVDIPCDVEFEPEPRQPPVETPPDVIEEPKPPPIIDPPVEEPPMDPPPVEEPPPVEEPPAPVDPPMEVPPAEEPSVDPPPVEEPPPVEDPPVPVDPPLEPPPTEEPPVDPLPVEEPPPVEDPPAPVDPPVEPPPME, encoded by the exons ATGGACCTCGACCTCGCCCTGCAAGAGACCCGCCCGGCCGTCGCCGGCGAGGActtcgccttctccaccaccgagACCGACGACGCCTTCCTCGTCCTCGCCCACCTCCCAG GGTATGACAAGGATGCGATCGAGGTCCGCGTCGGCGACGGCGGCAGGGAGATCCGCGTCGACGTGGGCGCGCGGAAGGACGGTGCCGGGCTCGCTGTGGAGGCGGCGCGCGCCGGGACGCGGCTGCGGGTGGCGCACCGGCGGGCGGTGGAGGGTTTCTGCCGTGTGTTCGACGTGCCGGACGGCGCCGACGTGGGCCGGGTCACCGTCGGGTTCGAGGAGGACGACGAGCTGCTCGTCATCATCATGCCCAAGCTGCGGCCGCTGCAGGCCTCCCCGCCGGACGACGAGGCGCGCGTCGACGTCGAGAGCACGGACTACGAGTGCGCGTCGTCGGACGGGACGGAGGTGGAGCTCGACGACGGGTGGTCGTCGGCTAGCCTCGagctggagcaggaggagtgggTCGACGTCGACGGCGCTTCGTCGGGGTCCGAGCCTGAGCCGCCGCCTCGAGACGTGCCGGTGGAGACGCCCGTGGAGATACAGGAGGACGTGCCGGTGGAGACGCTCGTGGAGATTCATGGGCCGGATCCCATAATCACGGACGTGGCGGTGGAGACGCCcgtggaggtcgaggaggaggaggaccctcCGATGCAGGACATCGAGTGTGACGTCGTGTTCGACGTCCCGGTGTACAGTGAGCTGCCGGTGGAGACGCCGATCGAAGTGCTCGGGTCCGACCCATCGGCTGACGATGTGGCAGAGCCGGCGGTCGACATCCCGTGCGACGTCGAGTTCGAGCCGGAGCCCCGGCAACCGCCCGTCGAGACGCCACCCGACGTCATCGAGGAGCCCAAGCCACCACCTATCATAGACCCACCGGTTGAAGAGCCACCGATGGACCCACCACCGGTTGAGGAGCCACCGCCTGTCGAGGAGCCTCCGGCGCCGGTCGACCCGCCCATGGAGGTGCCACCCGCCGAAGAGCCGTCGGTGGACCCACCACCAGTTGAGGAGCCACCACCCGTCGAGGATCCTCCGGTGCCGGTCGACCCGCCCTTGGAACCGCCTCCCACGGAGGAACCGCCAGTGGACCCACTACCggttgaggagccaccaccagtcGAGGATCCTCCGGCACCGGTTGACCCGCCCGTGGAACCGCCTCCCATGGAG